The following proteins are encoded in a genomic region of Corticium candelabrum chromosome 11, ooCorCand1.1, whole genome shotgun sequence:
- the LOC134186975 gene encoding uncharacterized protein LOC134186975, with protein MMLQTVVLLFLLAGCNALRTTQTKHLPMDGRDGYPDPESVVKMVNIDSSHPAHEQQVGLKIWRFDIAKEECRSARVHLEPFDMAPGDHVVIYGIDSRGNRVGVERYEGKGLHDYGQVNSRRVWAKQLVTELHTKSNHSHFTLQYLHYADCYQLQEQPRKPTVICGQKDYRNIACYKNLPKVFELGPSVFRLRFIVNGSAKFCTAYKASDDGRFLTNWHCLRNRNITLTAELDYEYAAATCEGTTAKPKAVYHADKFIRSSYSEVLDYTIFTVQENTTYIDCLRSTDVAPNTSEIIFIIHHPLAEIKKVSITSDMDLGGYCKIQPTCIRTHDFCFFCDTEHGSSGAPVLYKYNGKMSVFSLNHGSVKVDPAECPNAGVKMSLILDDAKQDFGVCSK; from the exons atgatgttgcaGACTGTTGTTCTCTTGTTTCTACTGGCTGGGTGTAACGCACTGAGGACAACTCAAACCAAGCACTTGCCAATGGACG gGCGTGACGGATATCCCGATCCCGAGTCCGTCGTCAAGATGGTCAACATCGACAGCTCTCATCCTGCTCACGAGCAGCAAGTCGGTTTGAAAATCTGGCGCTTCGATATCGCAAAGGAAGAATGTCGCTCGGCGCGCGTCCATCTCGAACCGTTCGACATGGCGCCGGGAGATCACGTCGTCATCTACGGGATCGACAGCCGCGGGAATCGCGTCGGAGTCGAACGCTACGAAGGCAAAGGATTACACGACTACGGACAAGTTAACAGCCGTCGCGTTTGGGCCAAACAATTGGTCACAGAGTTACACACGAAGAGTAATCACTCTCACTTCACTCTTCAATATCTTCACTACGCCGACTGCTACCAACTGCAGGAACAACCCCGGAAGCCGACAGTTATTTGCGGCCAAAAAGACTATAGAAACATCGCTTGCTACAAAAATCTTCCCAAAGTTTTCGAGCTCGGTCCTTCCGTATTCCGACTGCGATTTATCGTCAACGGAAGCGCGAAATTCTGCACGGCGTATAAAGCCAGCGACGACGGCCGCTTCCTAACCAACTGGCACTGCCTCCGCAACCGGAACATAACACTGACGGCCGAGCTCGATTACGAGTACGCCGCCGCGACGTGCGAAGGCACGACGGCGAAGCCGAAAGCGGTGTACCACGCCGACAAATTCATTCGAAGCAGTTACAGCGAGGTTTTGGATTATACCATCTTCACCGTGCAAGAAAATACGACCTACATTGACTGTCTTAGAAGCACTGACGTGGCACCGAACACGAGTGAAATCATCTTCATTATTCATCATCCTTTGGCAGAGATAAAAAAGGTGTCTATTACATCGGACATGGACTTGGGAGGGTATTGTAAGATTCAACCGACTTGCATCAGAACCCACGACTTCTGCTTTTTTTGCGACACTGAGCACGGTTCGTCGGGAGCTCCTGTGCTCTATAAATATAATGGGAAAATGAGTGTTTTTAGTCTTAATCATGGATCCGTCAAAGTGGACCCGGCGGAGTGCCCCAACGCTGGGGTAAAGATGAGTCTGATTTTGGACGACGCGAAACAGGATTTTGGAGTGTGCAGCAAGTGA